One Glutamicibacter halophytocola DNA segment encodes these proteins:
- the purB gene encoding adenylosuccinate lyase gives MAEIARTSLANEPLALTALDGRYRSAVAPLVDYLSEAALNRDRVHVEVEWLIHLTDNSVLPGTSPLSDEQKAALRKIVTDFNADSVKELAEIEAVTVHDVKAVEYYIANRLEAIGIGNLKPLVHFGCTSEDINNLSYALGVQGGVTSVWLPAARDLVAQLAKMAEDSREVPMLSRTHGQPATPTTLGKELAVLAWRLTRQLDRIEKTEYLGKINGATGTYAAHYASVPSADWQQISKSFVEHLGLTWNPLTTQIESHDWQAEVYADIARFNRILHNLCTDVWSYISIGYFAQIPVAGATGSSTMPHKVNPIRFENAEANLEISNGLLDTLGSTLVTSRWQRDLTDSSSQRNIGTAIGHSVLAISNVAKGLDRLSVAEAVLADDLDHNWEVLAEAIQMVMRAEAIAGVEGMDNPYERLKDLTRGHRVDAARLKEFVGELGLSAEAEQRLQSLTPGTYNGIASQLVDHLKK, from the coding sequence ATGGCTGAGATTGCGCGCACTTCCCTTGCTAATGAACCACTGGCACTGACTGCCCTCGACGGACGCTACCGCAGCGCCGTGGCACCGCTGGTTGACTACCTTTCCGAAGCGGCTTTGAACCGCGATCGCGTTCACGTTGAAGTTGAATGGCTGATCCACTTGACCGACAACTCCGTTCTTCCAGGCACCTCGCCGCTCTCCGATGAGCAGAAGGCTGCGCTGCGCAAGATCGTCACCGACTTCAATGCTGATTCCGTGAAGGAACTGGCAGAGATCGAAGCGGTGACCGTTCACGACGTGAAGGCAGTGGAGTACTACATCGCCAACCGCCTCGAAGCTATCGGCATTGGCAACCTCAAGCCGCTGGTCCACTTCGGCTGCACCTCCGAAGACATCAACAACCTCTCCTACGCTCTGGGCGTCCAGGGCGGCGTGACCAGCGTTTGGCTTCCAGCAGCCCGCGACCTTGTCGCACAGCTGGCCAAGATGGCTGAAGATTCCCGCGAAGTCCCGATGCTCTCGCGCACCCACGGCCAGCCAGCTACCCCAACCACCCTGGGCAAGGAACTGGCAGTGCTGGCATGGCGTCTGACCCGCCAGCTGGACCGCATCGAGAAGACCGAGTACCTGGGCAAGATCAACGGCGCTACCGGCACCTACGCAGCCCACTACGCTTCGGTTCCAAGCGCCGACTGGCAGCAGATTTCCAAGAGCTTCGTCGAGCATCTGGGCCTGACGTGGAATCCGCTGACCACCCAGATCGAATCCCACGACTGGCAGGCCGAGGTCTACGCAGACATCGCCCGCTTCAACCGCATCCTGCACAACCTGTGCACCGATGTCTGGAGCTACATCTCCATCGGCTACTTCGCACAGATCCCAGTGGCAGGCGCCACCGGTTCCTCGACCATGCCGCACAAGGTGAACCCGATCCGCTTCGAGAACGCGGAAGCCAACCTGGAGATCTCCAACGGCCTGCTCGACACCCTGGGATCCACCCTGGTGACCAGCCGCTGGCAGCGCGATTTGACCGATTCCTCTTCGCAGCGCAACATCGGCACCGCCATCGGCCACTCGGTGCTGGCGATCTCCAACGTTGCCAAGGGCCTGGACCGCCTGTCCGTGGCCGAGGCAGTGCTGGCTGACGACCTGGACCACAACTGGGAGGTCCTCGCCGAGGCCATCCAGATGGTCATGCGCGCCGAGGCCATTGCCGGCGTCGAAGGCATGGACAACCCCTACGAGCGCCTGAAGGACCTGACCCGCGGTCACCGCGTGGACGCAGCTCGCCTGAAGGAATTCGTCGGCGAGCTCGGATTGTCCGCTGAAGCCGAGCAGCGCCTGCAGTCGCTGACCCCGGGCACCTACAACGGCATTGCTTCCCAGCTGGTTGACCACCTGAAGAAGTAG
- a CDS encoding RDD family protein, producing the protein MDVVAATLAKSRILGMRPADARLRIWSYLIDYAVALAALLPAGIGLVIFLVSGAFSTVPLVLSAVSALLMLVYAIVLISMNSRKGSSPGKSAMRLRSAHLGTFQAPGFARVLVAGLVFLLSHLLPVIGPALLLLSCLFDKEHGRSWLDKIAQTFVVDVRNGLDPTNPRALARAEYLLARPERDVSEHLPSLGTVDGGAELDELSLPSRPRSTAGIIGAQNSDWHAAPENFGGVIRRAAFAFDDGSYIPVPESGLIGRAPQAQGSAGNELLIALKDPQRLLSKTHLAFGCDGMSVWVMDLDSGNGTQITVASGAPYNISSRTRVNLNDGDIVHVGSRSFRITFQETDQ; encoded by the coding sequence ATGGACGTCGTCGCAGCAACCCTCGCCAAATCCCGCATACTCGGAATGCGGCCGGCCGATGCTCGCTTGCGCATCTGGTCCTACCTGATTGACTACGCCGTGGCGTTGGCCGCGTTGCTGCCTGCAGGCATCGGCTTGGTGATCTTCCTGGTCAGCGGCGCCTTCTCAACGGTTCCTCTGGTACTGAGCGCAGTCAGCGCCCTGCTCATGCTGGTTTATGCAATCGTGCTGATCTCGATGAACAGCCGCAAGGGCAGTTCCCCGGGCAAATCCGCCATGCGCCTGCGCTCGGCGCACCTGGGCACGTTCCAGGCCCCTGGATTCGCCCGCGTACTGGTCGCCGGCCTGGTCTTCCTGCTCAGCCATCTGCTCCCGGTCATCGGCCCGGCATTGCTGCTGCTCTCCTGCCTGTTCGACAAGGAGCACGGCCGCAGCTGGCTGGACAAGATCGCCCAAACCTTCGTGGTGGATGTCCGCAATGGGCTGGACCCCACCAATCCGCGGGCGCTGGCCCGGGCAGAGTATCTGCTCGCCCGGCCCGAACGCGATGTCTCCGAGCATCTGCCCTCGCTGGGCACGGTGGATGGCGGGGCCGAGCTGGACGAGCTTTCGCTGCCCTCCCGCCCAAGGTCCACTGCGGGCATCATCGGCGCGCAGAACAGCGATTGGCATGCGGCGCCGGAGAATTTCGGCGGAGTCATCCGGCGCGCGGCCTTCGCATTCGATGACGGCTCATATATCCCGGTGCCCGAATCCGGGCTCATCGGCCGGGCTCCGCAAGCCCAGGGCAGTGCCGGCAACGAGCTGCTGATCGCGTTGAAGGATCCCCAGCGCCTGTTGTCCAAAACCCATCTGGCCTTCGGCTGCGACGGGATGAGCGTGTGGGTCATGGATCTGGACTCCGGCAACGGAACCCAGATCACCGTGGCTTCCGGCGCTCCCTATAACATCTCGTCCCGGACCCGGGTGAACCTCAACGACGGCGACATCGTCCACGTTGGCAGCCGATCCTTCCGCATCACTTTCCAGGAGACCGACCAGTGA
- a CDS encoding alpha-ketoacid dehydrogenase subunit beta: MTTTMTLAKAITTGLDKILESDDKALLMGEDIGRLGGVYRITDGLIDKYGTHRVIDSPLGEAGIVGTAVGMALRGFNPLVEIQFDGFVFPAFSQITTQLAKMHARSEGRLTAPVVIRIPYGGGIGSIEHHSESPEALFAHTAGLRIITPSNAHDAYWMIQQAAACQDPVIFFEPKRRYWLKGEVDTETPALDAFKAQVVRPGTDATIVAYGPLVPIALATADAALEDGRSIEVIDLRSISPIDFDTITESVQKTGRLIVTHEAPTFGGIGGEIAARITERAFLSLEAPVLRVGGFHMPYPVSKVESQYLPDIDKLLEALDRSFAY, encoded by the coding sequence ATGACCACCACAATGACCCTGGCCAAGGCCATCACCACTGGCCTGGACAAGATCCTGGAATCCGATGACAAAGCTTTGCTCATGGGCGAAGACATCGGACGCCTCGGTGGCGTCTACCGCATCACCGATGGGCTGATCGACAAGTACGGAACCCACCGGGTCATCGACTCGCCATTGGGAGAGGCCGGCATCGTCGGCACCGCCGTGGGCATGGCCCTGCGGGGCTTCAACCCGCTGGTGGAGATCCAATTTGATGGATTCGTCTTCCCGGCCTTCAGCCAGATCACCACCCAGCTGGCCAAAATGCATGCCCGCTCAGAAGGACGCCTGACCGCCCCAGTGGTCATCCGCATCCCCTACGGCGGCGGCATCGGCTCCATCGAGCACCACTCCGAATCCCCGGAAGCGCTCTTTGCCCACACCGCAGGTCTGCGCATTATCACCCCGTCCAACGCCCATGACGCCTATTGGATGATCCAGCAGGCAGCAGCCTGCCAGGACCCGGTGATCTTCTTCGAGCCAAAGCGCCGCTACTGGCTCAAGGGCGAGGTGGATACCGAAACGCCGGCCTTGGACGCCTTCAAAGCACAGGTGGTTCGCCCCGGCACTGATGCAACCATCGTGGCCTACGGGCCCCTGGTTCCTATTGCCCTGGCCACCGCAGATGCGGCGTTGGAAGATGGCCGAAGCATCGAGGTGATCGACTTGCGGTCGATTTCTCCAATCGACTTCGACACCATCACCGAATCGGTGCAGAAGACCGGACGGCTGATCGTCACCCACGAAGCCCCGACCTTCGGTGGCATCGGCGGCGAAATCGCAGCCCGGATCACCGAGCGCGCCTTCCTTTCCCTGGAAGCACCGGTGCTGCGCGTCGGCGGATTCCACATGCCCTACCCGGTATCCAAGGTCGAGTCGCAGTACCTGCCTGACATCGACAAGTTGCTCGAAGCCCTCGACCGGTCATTCGCTTACTAA
- a CDS encoding carboxymuconolactone decarboxylase family protein has product MRMNLSKTHKKGYAAVLGLESYASSAVPKELYELVKLRASILNGCSFCTDMHSHDAMNMGIPAAKLFAVAAYNDSPLFNDAERAALRLTDEVTRLDAMHGVSDEVFNDAAEEFSEEEIGNLILAIATINVWNRIAITTQLEPPVRG; this is encoded by the coding sequence ATGCGCATGAACTTGAGCAAGACCCACAAGAAGGGCTACGCAGCTGTCTTGGGACTGGAATCCTATGCCAGTTCCGCGGTGCCCAAGGAACTCTATGAACTGGTCAAGCTCCGTGCATCAATCCTCAATGGCTGTTCTTTCTGCACGGACATGCACTCGCATGATGCGATGAACATGGGCATTCCTGCAGCCAAGCTCTTCGCCGTGGCCGCGTATAACGATTCGCCTCTATTCAACGACGCAGAGCGTGCTGCCCTGCGATTGACCGACGAGGTCACTCGACTGGATGCAATGCACGGTGTGAGCGACGAGGTATTCAACGACGCGGCCGAAGAATTCAGCGAAGAAGAAATCGGAAACCTGATCTTGGCCATTGCCACGATCAACGTTTGGAACCGCATCGCCATCACCACTCAGCTCGAACCACCAGTACGCGGTTAA
- a CDS encoding WXG100 family type VII secretion target, with product MTDFKANYGEMEAMASKLDTGRDDLDGILDQLHSGIDKLLGEDFTTEHASGQFGEGYKELDQGLKKAFEGINDMATALRDMMSQIQDTDRGMAGQ from the coding sequence ATGACTGATTTCAAGGCCAATTACGGTGAAATGGAAGCCATGGCGTCGAAGCTGGATACCGGCCGCGATGACCTGGACGGCATTCTGGACCAGCTGCACTCCGGCATCGACAAGCTGCTGGGCGAGGATTTCACCACCGAGCACGCTTCGGGCCAGTTCGGCGAGGGCTACAAGGAATTGGACCAGGGCCTGAAGAAGGCTTTCGAAGGCATCAACGACATGGCGACGGCACTGCGCGACATGATGTCACAGATCCAGGACACTGACCGCGGAATGGCCGGACAGTAG
- a CDS encoding histidinol-phosphate transaminase, producing MTENPVTQDQVQPRPVVARLPKYAAGKPPASVEGMAAFKLSSNEIPFGPLDTVQQAVIEQSSLNRYPDPLSTKLREALSEYLDVPAEDIVTGAGSLGALTQILSTFAGQNEDGIQDEVIYAWRSFEAYPILVQSAGALPVEIPLLEDGRHDLEAMIAAVNENTSIILLCTPNNPTGPILTQAEVDDFLARVPKNVLVVLDEAYIEFVRDEKSVDGLHTYNEHENVVLLRTFSKAHGLANLRVGYSVAHTEITNNLRVMATPFAVSSVAEDAAVASLSQIDRVLERVDSLVQERERVVAALKEQGWKIPSTQANFVWLPLGENTGQFVERANAVALSVRGFANEGVRVSIGEVEANDRFIELCKESLYLAHS from the coding sequence ATGACTGAGAATCCGGTGACCCAGGACCAGGTGCAGCCACGCCCCGTCGTTGCACGTTTGCCAAAATACGCTGCGGGTAAGCCGCCAGCATCTGTAGAAGGCATGGCCGCCTTCAAATTGTCATCGAACGAGATCCCGTTTGGCCCACTGGATACCGTGCAACAGGCAGTGATTGAGCAAAGCAGCTTGAATCGCTATCCAGATCCGTTGTCGACCAAGTTGCGCGAGGCCCTTTCAGAGTATCTGGACGTTCCCGCCGAGGATATTGTCACGGGTGCCGGGTCGCTCGGCGCCTTGACCCAGATTCTGAGCACCTTCGCAGGGCAGAACGAAGACGGCATCCAAGATGAGGTGATCTACGCCTGGAGATCTTTCGAGGCTTACCCGATCCTCGTTCAGTCTGCTGGCGCGCTTCCCGTGGAGATTCCGCTGCTGGAAGATGGACGCCACGATCTTGAAGCGATGATTGCCGCCGTCAACGAAAACACGTCGATCATTTTGCTGTGCACGCCGAATAACCCGACCGGACCCATCCTGACTCAGGCCGAAGTTGATGACTTCTTGGCACGAGTACCCAAAAACGTCCTGGTGGTCCTGGACGAGGCGTATATCGAGTTTGTGCGCGATGAGAAGTCGGTGGATGGACTTCATACCTACAACGAACATGAGAACGTTGTGTTGCTCCGCACCTTCTCCAAGGCTCACGGCCTGGCGAACCTCCGCGTAGGGTACTCGGTGGCCCACACGGAAATCACCAACAATCTTCGTGTGATGGCCACGCCTTTTGCCGTATCCAGTGTTGCCGAGGACGCGGCGGTCGCATCGCTGTCGCAGATTGACCGGGTGCTCGAACGCGTTGATTCCTTGGTTCAAGAGCGTGAGCGCGTGGTGGCAGCGCTAAAGGAACAGGGCTGGAAGATTCCTTCAACCCAGGCGAACTTCGTCTGGCTGCCTTTGGGGGAGAATACTGGCCAGTTCGTTGAGCGGGCGAATGCGGTGGCGCTTTCGGTGCGCGGTTTTGCCAATGAAGGCGTGCGGGTATCGATTGGTGAAGTGGAAGCGAACGATCGATTCATCGAGCTGTGCAAGGAATCACTGTACTTGGCGCATAGCTGA
- a CDS encoding phage holin family protein: protein MSFLIRVIINALALAAAVWIVPGLQIHAVGDGAVNTAVAYLVVAVIFGLVNALVRPIVKFFSLPITCLTLGLFTIVINALMLLLTSWLTSFTPIELLIENFWWDAIAGTIIIAIVSAVLGLFVKSDRD from the coding sequence ATGAGCTTCCTCATTCGAGTCATCATCAATGCTTTGGCCCTCGCGGCCGCTGTCTGGATCGTTCCCGGCCTGCAGATTCACGCTGTCGGTGACGGAGCAGTCAACACCGCAGTCGCGTATCTGGTTGTTGCAGTCATCTTTGGCCTGGTCAACGCCCTGGTCCGCCCCATCGTCAAGTTCTTCTCCTTGCCGATCACCTGCCTGACGCTGGGCTTGTTCACCATCGTGATCAACGCGCTGATGCTCCTGCTGACATCGTGGCTGACCAGCTTCACTCCCATCGAGCTGCTTATTGAAAATTTCTGGTGGGATGCCATTGCAGGCACCATCATCATTGCGATTGTCTCGGCGGTCCTGGGACTGTTCGTCAAGAGCGACAGGGACTAG
- the pdhA gene encoding pyruvate dehydrogenase (acetyl-transferring) E1 component subunit alpha gives MTRAATEATETDLIQILTPDGQRHSHETYDAYLGDVDDQMLRGFYRDMALTRRFDQEATALQRQGQLCLWVPLRGQEAAQIGSGRATRPNDYIFPTYREHGVALTRDVSFSEMLRLFRGISGGGWDPRENNFHMYTMVLAAQMPHAAGYAMALNMEQQGWDEERRAAEGNAVVAYFGDGSSTEGETHESMVFASSFDAPVVYFCQNNQWAISVPFEVQSKVPLVNRAAGYGMPGVRVDGNDVLAVLAVTRWALEYARSGKGPVLIEAVTYRLGAHTTADDPTKYRMSEEEKQWAPKDPLIRLETYLRDNNLVDDAFFEQLAEDADAMAAKVREDAMAFPVPPLAKSFEQVYAEAHPLIKEELAWHLEYEAGFADAAEGEQ, from the coding sequence ATGACGCGTGCTGCGACTGAGGCGACGGAGACGGATCTGATTCAGATCTTGACCCCGGACGGCCAGCGTCACTCCCACGAAACGTACGATGCGTATCTGGGTGACGTTGACGATCAAATGCTCCGCGGTTTCTACCGGGACATGGCATTGACCCGCCGGTTCGACCAGGAAGCCACAGCACTGCAGCGTCAGGGCCAGTTGTGCCTCTGGGTTCCACTGCGTGGCCAGGAAGCCGCGCAGATCGGCTCGGGCCGTGCTACCCGTCCGAACGACTACATCTTTCCGACCTATCGAGAGCACGGAGTCGCCCTGACTCGCGACGTGTCTTTCTCGGAGATGCTTCGCCTCTTCCGCGGTATTTCCGGTGGAGGGTGGGACCCTCGGGAAAATAACTTCCACATGTACACCATGGTTCTTGCCGCGCAGATGCCTCATGCGGCCGGATACGCCATGGCCTTGAACATGGAACAGCAGGGCTGGGACGAAGAACGGCGCGCAGCCGAGGGCAACGCCGTCGTGGCCTACTTCGGTGACGGGTCATCGACGGAAGGCGAAACCCACGAGTCGATGGTGTTCGCCAGTTCCTTCGACGCGCCAGTGGTGTATTTCTGCCAGAACAACCAGTGGGCCATCTCGGTTCCCTTCGAAGTGCAGTCCAAGGTTCCCCTGGTAAACCGCGCGGCCGGCTACGGCATGCCCGGCGTCCGCGTAGACGGCAATGACGTCTTGGCAGTGCTCGCTGTGACCCGCTGGGCCCTGGAGTACGCCCGCAGCGGCAAGGGACCGGTGCTTATTGAAGCTGTGACCTACCGCCTGGGCGCGCACACCACCGCGGATGATCCCACCAAGTACCGCATGAGCGAAGAAGAGAAGCAGTGGGCGCCGAAGGATCCGCTGATCCGCCTGGAAACCTACCTGCGCGACAACAACCTGGTTGATGACGCATTCTTTGAACAGCTCGCTGAAGATGCTGACGCGATGGCCGCCAAGGTCCGCGAGGACGCCATGGCATTCCCTGTCCCGCCATTGGCGAAGTCCTTTGAGCAGGTGTACGCGGAAGCGCACCCGTTGATCAAGGAAGAACTGGCGTGGCACCTGGAATATGAAGCCGGATTCGCAGATGCGGCCGAGGGAGAGCAGTAA
- a CDS encoding dihydrolipoamide acetyltransferase family protein → MTVFNLPDVGEGLTEADIASWKVKVGDTVEVNQIFVEIETAKSLVELPCPFAGVVTALHAAEGDTVLVDHPLISIDQDGNAAPPTGVPEPAEALNTATPQASEEPGPLVGSGPTADSSVRRQRTSRPAPSAAGTRAAAVRTSGSALADTISRRAQSLGSVVREEVDRRKPAVASFVDRVLAKPPVRRLAKELGIDINDVVGTGTQGEITREDVNSYQAQREAEHAAAPTYWAHGQLADARVERTPVRGVRKATAKAMVDSAFTAPHVSIFVDVDASRTMEYVQRLKKSRDFEGIKVSPLLVLARAVIWAAARNPSVNASWVETPNGAEIHQKRFMNLGIAAATPRGLLVPNIKDAQNLNMKELAIALNELATTARAGKTRPEDMRDGSLSITNIGALGIDTGTPIINPGEVAIVAFGTIRQKPWVVDGEVVPRWITTLGGSFDHRVVDGDLSARFMADVASILQEPAMLLD, encoded by the coding sequence ATGACAGTTTTTAACCTCCCCGATGTGGGCGAAGGCCTGACCGAAGCAGATATCGCCTCGTGGAAAGTCAAGGTGGGCGATACCGTCGAGGTCAACCAGATCTTCGTCGAGATCGAAACCGCAAAGTCGCTCGTTGAGCTGCCGTGCCCTTTCGCAGGTGTCGTCACCGCGCTGCATGCCGCCGAAGGCGACACCGTCTTGGTGGATCACCCGCTGATCAGCATCGACCAGGACGGCAACGCCGCACCTCCAACCGGTGTGCCAGAACCGGCGGAAGCACTGAACACTGCAACCCCGCAGGCTTCGGAAGAACCTGGCCCGCTGGTCGGCTCCGGGCCCACCGCGGACTCGTCGGTACGCCGCCAGCGCACCAGCCGTCCGGCCCCCTCGGCCGCAGGCACCCGTGCCGCAGCGGTGCGCACTTCCGGTTCGGCACTGGCGGATACCATCTCCCGACGTGCCCAGTCGCTGGGCAGCGTCGTACGCGAAGAAGTGGACCGCCGCAAGCCTGCGGTGGCGAGCTTTGTCGACCGCGTGCTGGCCAAGCCCCCGGTGCGTCGCCTGGCCAAGGAACTGGGCATCGATATCAATGATGTTGTCGGCACCGGTACCCAGGGCGAGATTACTCGCGAAGATGTGAACAGCTACCAGGCCCAGCGCGAGGCCGAGCATGCGGCAGCGCCAACCTACTGGGCGCACGGCCAGCTGGCCGACGCCCGGGTCGAGCGCACTCCGGTGCGCGGCGTCCGCAAGGCCACGGCCAAGGCCATGGTCGATTCGGCCTTCACCGCACCGCATGTCTCGATCTTCGTTGACGTGGATGCCAGCCGCACCATGGAATACGTGCAGCGCCTGAAGAAGTCCCGAGACTTCGAAGGCATCAAGGTTTCGCCGCTGCTGGTGCTGGCTCGTGCAGTCATCTGGGCCGCGGCACGAAACCCGTCGGTGAACGCCAGCTGGGTGGAAACGCCAAACGGGGCCGAAATCCACCAGAAGCGATTCATGAACCTGGGCATCGCCGCAGCCACCCCGCGTGGCCTGCTGGTCCCGAATATCAAGGACGCCCAGAACCTGAACATGAAGGAACTGGCCATTGCCCTGAACGAGTTGGCCACCACGGCCCGTGCTGGCAAGACTCGTCCAGAGGATATGCGCGACGGCTCGCTGAGCATCACCAACATCGGCGCGCTGGGCATTGATACCGGCACCCCGATCATCAACCCGGGCGAGGTGGCCATCGTTGCCTTCGGCACCATCCGCCAGAAGCCATGGGTTGTAGACGGCGAGGTGGTTCCGCGCTGGATCACCACACTGGGTGGGTCTTTCGACCACCGCGTAGTCGATGGCGACCTTTCGGCCCGCTTCATGGCTGACGTTGCTTCCATCCTGCAGGAACCGGCAATGCTGCTCGACTAG